A single window of Pyrus communis chromosome 10, drPyrComm1.1, whole genome shotgun sequence DNA harbors:
- the LOC137747403 gene encoding uncharacterized protein, with the protein MEFKFRSVDERPPPPSPSSTVSYFSSEQAAFRGQTAALITSTLATISTQPNFAPRRTPPPSIFWNPAMRLNLDPAQNPRSVYDEMIERQLEKEMIREEIIASEIARRRALEVEVRRELMLEREIAMRRPAGEGLGFDEDRFGAMRFDHRVRHPFDDDRFGFLASHAPATFDSFTWRQQPEPLTNGFKSHPASPPALDLNNKDKLIKLAKPDPNLSGVKRKTPPTVSASELPPFGLKKKPKEEWSCALCHVSATSEKGLIHHINGKKHQAKEARLRAQKPSSSNAQSSKKAANFSEPKKTNGNRSTELRAKQVRKSLDHNETSDVSNQTMQEQGTSKKEKEEPPMLKDQCGEVLKNKDEVKMVGGVERKEDVKKQKTFKFWCESCKIGAYNPKVWSSHISGKKHIARSQELTQYNVPIASFMASSEASKDAEDTDTAKEAQEKIPTTTAIASSEASIEAEDSDAAKEAHQKIPTPTAIPSVEASKDAEDVDAAKEAQEKFNGVMIELMRIHNTAVAKEAKNSAEIVVADTDK; encoded by the exons ATGGAGTTCAAATTCCGATCGGTGGACGAGAGGCCGCCGCCGCCGTCGCCTTCTTCCACCGTCAGCTACTTCTCCTCCGAGCAAGCCGCATTCCGAG GCCAAACAGCTGCTCTTATTACTTCGACTCTGGCGACGATTTCAACACAACCGAATTTTGCGCCACGACGAACGCCGCCGCCGTCGATTTTCTGGAATCCGGCTATGAGATTGAACCTGGACCCGGCCCAGAACCCGAGGTCCGTCTATGACGAGATGATCGAGCGCCAGCTGGAGAAGGAGATGATCAGGGAGGAGATTATCGCGTCCGAGATTGCGCGACGGCGGGCTCTGGAAGTGGAGGTGAGGAGAGAGCTCATGCTCGAGCGGGAAATCGCCATGCGAAGACCCGCTGGCGAAGGGCTCGGTTTTGATGAGGACCGGTTCGGCGCGATGCGGTTCGACCACAGAGTCCGCCACCCCTTCGATGATGACCGGTTCGGATTCTTGGCTTCTCATGCGCCCGCCACATTCGATAGTTTCACGTGGCGGCAGCAACCGGAACCTCTGACCAATGGCTTCAAGTCGCATCCGGCTTCTCCTCCTGCTTTAGACCTCAATAACAAGGACAAGTTGATCAAACTG GCGAAACCTGACCCAAATCTCTCCGGAGTCAAgcggaaaacaccaccaacagTGAGTGCAAGTGAGCTACCCCCATTTGGGTTGAAAAAGAAACCCAAGGAGGAATGGAGCTGCGCCCTGTGCCATGTTAGTGCAACAAGTGAGAAAGGTTTGATTCATCACATTAACGGTAAGAAGCACCAAGCCAAGGAAGCAAGACTGAGAGCTCAGAAACCAAGCTCCAGCAATGCACAATCATCAAAGAAAGCTGCAAACTTTTCTGAGCCTAAGAAGACCAACGGTAACAGAAGCACAGAATTGAGGGCCAAACAAGTTAGAAAATCGCTTGACCATAATGAAACCAGTGACGTTTCCAACCAGACAATGCAGGAGCAAGGCActtcaaaaaaggaaaaagaggagCCGCCAATGCTGAAAGACCAGTGTGGAGAGGTTCTCAAGAACAAGGACGAGGTTAAAATGGTGGGAGGAGTGGAGAGAAAAGAAGATGTAAAGAAACAGAAGACATTTAAGTTTTGGTGTGAAAGTTGTAAAATTGGTGCCTATAATCCAAAGGTGTGGTCGTCTCATATAAGTGGGAAGAAGCACATAGCTAGGAGTCAGGAACTTACACAATATAATGTTCCGATTGCAAGTTTCATGGCATCATCGGAGGCTAGCAAGGACGCAGAAGATACTGATACGGCCAAAGAAGCTCAGGAGAAGATTCCAACAACCACTGCCATTGCATCATCAGAGGCTAGTATCGAAGCAGAAGATTCTGATGCGGCCAAAGAAGCGCACCAGAAGATTCCAACACCCACTGCCATACCATCAGTAGAGGCTAGTAAGGATGCAGAAGATGTTGACGCGGCCAAAGAAGCACAGGAGAAGTTCAATGGCGTCATGATCGAGCTAATGAGAATTCATAACACTGCTGTGGCAAAAGAAGCAAAGAACAGTGCGGAAATTGTTGTTGCAGACACAGATAAATGA
- the LOC137747404 gene encoding UPF0057 membrane protein At4g30660-like produces MPSRCEIFCEILIAILLPPLGVCLRHGCCTVEFCICLLLTLLGYIPGIIYALYAIVFINRDDYFDEYRRPLYASSSD; encoded by the exons ATGCCGAGTCGCTGCGAGATCTTTTGCGAGATTCTGATCGCAATTTTGCTCCCTCCGCTGGGCGTTTGTCTCCGGCACGGCTGCTGCACC GTGGAGTTCTGCATATGCTTGCTGCTGACGCTGCTGGGGTACATTCCGGGAATCATCTACGCCCTCTACGCCATCGTCTTCATCAATCGCGACGACTACTTCGATGAGTACCGCCGCCCCCTCTACGCCTCCTCCTCGGATTAA
- the LOC137747402 gene encoding uncharacterized protein, with translation MKKMKGVVSDPVEDQRTRFKHQSLMQDYEELQKDADAMKKKLQMMKQKKSTLVAEVRFLRRRYKYLMGNQSTNPRPKQDVVKTHNPDTQRVTYLKGKSSSKKESASRYPLPSLDLNKKEKVKHGMEDIVRKPPPKFDLNLNARALGGKEATLRTPTPNFDLNQKERVQSGKDTAKRKSTPVFDLNQISREEEEEFQANYEPMRMEEPNKTLLRGGNDEQHNDMKLLACRTIGSGSNRSGKRKITWQDQVALRV, from the exons atgaagaagatgaaagggGTTGTTTCTGATCCTGTGGAGGACCAGAGGACCAGGTTCAAGCACCAGAGTCTCATGCAAGACTATGAGGAGCTGCAGAAG GATGCAGATGCTATGAAGAAGAAATTGCAGATGATGAAACAGAAAAAGTCTACGCTCGTAGCCGAAGTAAG GTTTTTGAGGAGAAGATACAAATACTTAATGGGGAATCAGTCGACAAACCCTCGACCAAAGCAAGATGTTGTGAAAACACACAATCCAGATACCCAACGCGTGACCTATCTGAAGGGAAAGAGCTCCAGTAAGAAGGAATCCGCATCGCGATACCCCCTTCCTTCATTGGACttgaacaaaaaggaaaaggttAAACATGGAATGGAAGACATCGTGCGGAAACCTCCTCCAAAATTTGACTTAAACCTTAATGCAAGGGCTCTTGGCGGAAAGGAAGCTACTTTGCGAACCCCCACTCCAAACTTTGACTTAAATCAGAAGGAAAGGGTTCAGAGCGGGAAGGACACGGCAAAGCGGAAGAGCACTCCAGTTTTTGACTTGAACCAGATTTCG agggaggaggaggaggaatttCAAGCGAATTATGAGCCAATGAGGATGGAGGAGCCTAACAAAACTTTACTCAGAGGGGGAAATGACGAGCAGCACAATGACATGAAGCTGCTGGCTTGCAGGACTATCGGGAGTGGGTCAAACCGATCCGGGAAGAGGAAGATTACTTGGCAAGATCAGGTGGCTTTACGGGTCTGA